From Brassica rapa cultivar Chiifu-401-42 chromosome A06, CAAS_Brap_v3.01, whole genome shotgun sequence:
TCCATATGATTTTGTTCtcaccataactccgactgaaTCTACATTGAGGATAGTGtagtttaagtctggggggaggtTAACTGATAGTTATCTATTTATGAGtcttattaaaaatgtttttcaaaaagttttattcagtcaagaaggggataatgaactgATATATtttgcttgttatctaaccactctttagcaccattctagatttagAAATTACAGATattactaaagatactaaagtggatcaacctatcaactatttacacttgctgagattgtttgaaggaaccaaagctgacctccaacatTAAATTTGACACAACTGCTtatcttggggcttggtatacatgggatcggattcttcaaacaagtctggaGGATACAGCCTTGTGTAGATAGATTAATCAccatttctctctctattttcaaaattatagatagatagagtaaaaaaaaaatttatatgtatattattagaTCTATTAGAGATTTATTAGGTAGAATccgaacagaacttggtggctacaaccattaaagTTTGCTTCATAAAgattccaacaaaaaaaaagaattcgaaCGAGACTTGGTGGCGGCAATCATCAAGGCTCGATTCATATGAATTTTTGGATATAGGTAAAAAAAAGTGAACAGGACTtcgtggcaaccaccattaagtcttgatacatggaagcctgtccaatctaaTTCAATAATGTTGCAAATAAAAACAGCTTTTGactaagagagaaaattagtagAGATAGAGGATAGGAACTAATGTTTACCTACATGTCCAGGTACTTGTTTgaaaatccttgcatcatgtgatcgataccTCCAAGATAAAGCCTGCATttttatttatgctaagaaatgaggttggtagaggggaattGTAACGTCCCaacccgcccacggctaatgggccactcACGCCcactctctcggcccgtgggccccatcccgtatgacggtcggtccgttaattttccaaggCTCCAAAtaattgtttactgaccctgcaatcaccacccgaccttttcccatgctttggcctcactcgcacgctatcgcgaatcacttcccgataggtcacccatccttccactactccagctcaagcacgcttaactctggagttctttcaggatatgttccggaaaaggtaagtcaactttggtgacataggtagccaaatcaattctcttaagccttttcacatatcacaactcgggatgttacaattcaccccctctcaaagaacgcaacgtcctcgttgcgctcccgacaggtctcaagacgcctctcaGGTCGGAACTGAGATAGCTAactagctctgataccacttgtaacgtCCCaacccgcccacggctaatgggccacccacgcccgctctctcggcccgtgggccccatcccgtatgacggtcggtccgttaattttccaaggCTCCAAAtaattgtttactgaccctgcaatcaccacccgaccttttcccatgctttggcctcactcgcacgctatcgcgaatcacttcccgataggtcacccatccttccactactccagctcaagcacgcttaactctggagttctttcaggatatgttccggaaaaggtaagtcaactttggtgacataggtagccaaatcaattctcttaagccttttcacatatcacaactcgggatgttacaggAATGTCAGATaagatttgctaagttgttggctagatgaatttggttgctaagctaggatatggtatgatgtacttttgtgattaggattgtttagatgtggatgcaatattgtagaggctaaagattttaagttttaaatcatgcgattctctgctgttttcaaacctatttcagagagactgtctgtatgttttgcttgaggacaatcaaaagggtaagtctggggagttgatagaccatggatttgacctACTTTTACCCATGTTTTATAGGTGTttttactaataattattatattatagagtctatttactatatttatatgatCATGAGTGATTTGGAGATAAGGGATGATTTTGGagtattttggagatatttggagtaagcacccgagatgaccatcgagctcgACAATGGGTCGATATTGAAGAGAAGTAATCGATCGATGTTAACATCGTGATGTCGATCGATAGCGAAGCGCGCAGAAAGCCCGTTTGGTAACAaccgacttgaagcccaagtcttcaccaatttacaagattacccctgacgagttttaaaCTAACTATATAAGCTTTGCCaccatgttagaggcaaagtgtgctTTATTATTTTACTAGTTTTACAGCAAAGATTTTCTAGGATTTTgatagattggagagaagatccaaagttatattttctaggattttgatagattggagagaagatccaaagttatatTTGTGCTTCATGGATTGCTTACCaagtctgagtagttcatttgttagattttagggtttaaataggttaggagGGATTAACCCCAACTATAGATTTCTGAGTTGTGATAATCATATTTAGGATTGTGATTTAATGCCTGtatctagattagctacctagaacctGCCCTTGGATTTGATTGATAAAAGCGAGAGCTTTAATCTCatcctgaaaacattctaataaAACTATGTTTCTTGCTACGATCAAGGCGAGAGCTGATATAGTGATCTTAGTAAGCTATTATTCAACCCGTGCATAAACCTTGACTAGAGCGCTTCGATCGATATCACACTTGAATAATCGATCGGCGGGGCAAAAGGTGCATCGATCTATATCCCTATAGGATTATCGATCTACACtttttattgataaaaagaCGACCTTTGAGATCAatagatctagttaatagacGAGTCCAAACATTGTGAACGCTGATGGACTTGTTGATCAAGTAGTTGAGTTTTACATTATCATGCAAgcaactcattaggcatctataggattataatcccAATTTTCCTGAATAAAAATCCTATGTCTAGCTATCTCCTTAATAAGCACCAAAACCTCAACCAGTCAATTGAGCAAATACTTTGCTTGATCTCTAAACtgctatttaaatttaaaactgcTGAAACATCCAacttaacaaatcatattagattTCTTAGGTTCCCTTgctccctgtgaattcgatccctaagtactacaactcgacctcttatttgagagagtataaatcactccttaggataatttgagtggtatcaaccAGGAGCTTGTATGCTTTGGTGATGGATCTTCAAACgtggcagcactatctttggccaaaggagtttgtgATTCACATTGAACAAAAGACATGCATGTTGGGTCAAGTTCGTTGAgacctttccttatgtgatcaaatacaaacatGGTAAGGAAAACGTGGTGGCCGATACCTTGTCTCGAAGGTATGTTCTTCTTTCAGCACTTGAGACAAAGTTTCTCGGTTTTGAATTCATCAAGGATTTGTATACAACTGATCAGGATTTTAAAGAAGTTTTCAGAAAGTGTTCCAAAACGGCTTATGAGAAGTATTATCAAATTTCTGGATCTTATTCTTTGATAACCGAAATTGCTTAGGCCAGAGAATCAATTTGATTTAGTTCAtgttgagaagtcttcgaaattggcactttctCACTCTTTTCCTAACATTTTCACAGCTTTGCTTGATGTTAAAACAAATAAACCAATTTTTGGCACTCAGTTTACTTGCTTGAAGTTTACacatatttttgatgattgtcCTAAGAGCTTGAATCATGTTTGTGAtgtcttaaggatagagaaaccctttgattatttctttcgcaGATTTTATGTGGTTTCTTTAGTTGTTTTGAAAGCGCAGGATATACAGGATCAACTTCAGATGGAAGCAATCAGAGGAGGTCGGCACAACACGTGTGTTCCTGGAACATGGAACTGGAAGTACTTGAGGAAAACAACTTCAAAACTAAGGAAGTTTTTCTCCAAAATTTTCcttcaataaattttacatgattttaaaattctttttgtctgatttattttcttgtgaTTCAGGTAAAatggatttgaggtcaaattcttttgaagagggaggaaATGATACACCGAAAATCGAGCATCGACCTGCTCCGGTCATGGACACGGTTCAAGGTGGCAATCTTGTCAACCAGCTCGACCCAACCGAGGTTTTACCATTAGATCGTGCTGAACATACTGCCCGTCTCATTCCATCTGATCATTCCATTCATACCGACCATGTTTCCCCATCAGATCGTGCTGATTAGACCGTCCGTACCGTCCCATCCGATCACCACGACCGTACTGCATGTGCTGTCCACCGTATCGACCTACAGacgttgttggggtcaaaaacggttacgacaaagttAACGTCCAAATATCCGCAATATATAAGTATGACTCTCCGCAACATAGCTTTTCGAGATAAAGTTCCATCTAggattgtgggaaccgaaattcgcactgtcgatatccgtttaaattaggaaactaggaaaaccctaatttcccagaggtctcggatctctgcgagagccaacgacaagtgaccgaatgtatgcggaaatcatgaaaagataacaaacgttAAACCCCAAGCATTTttctctaactttttttttggtgactGTCTTTAAGATTCTTGAAAACATAGTTCATCTAATCAAAATGTACCTTCATTTTATCTCATAATTCCATTTCAAATTACTACCTATCATTTAGATTTAGCcacaagaaaaaataataacatatcATTGGATGACACAAGTGACTagactaaattatatataataataatacagATTGTAACTATTATGCGAATACAAACATGTAAAACAAATGAGTATATGAATCATAATTAAGTCTGAGTTAACTCTTTATTCATTTCACATTTTTGTTCAATATCCCATATATTCTCTTGATATTGAGAAGATAACAAAGTTTGAGTTTTAATGATTTCAAATTcgacatataatttgatttttatataacataggcataatataaatactttatatattaaatataaaaagatttGTTAAAAATCCGGGTGTAGTCCGGAAAAATCCCTAATTGTATTAAAGAATGATTATTTCCTTTTTGAGTTTGAGACTTATTATATTCTTATCCTACGAAGTCACCATTTATATATGTGTACTAGATAGAGACCTGCGCAAAAGCGCGGGGCAAAAGTgtcgaaaaaataatttaatttgctTAACATTTTTGTGCATAATTTAAAGAGTACATTTTCAACATGTATACTATGTGCATTGGTCTGAGCTTTTTGCATTGTTTCTATGTTGTTTTTATCTATCTAAGTTTCTTTCTATCCAAATTAATGAAAACCTTCATTTTAGAAAACATGTATAATATGTGATGTTTAATCATAAGTCTGTAGTACCGTTTCAAGACTaaaactattatatatttttgtgcaCACTTTTGGGCTACTAAAAGATAAGGACCAGAACTTGTGGCACATTTGGTGGTCAGAAAAGTTGATGGGTTCTTGTTTCAACGGGAAACGGTACGGAACGAGAGAACGTTCAGTTTTAAGGTGGGTTTAAGAAAAGACGTCTTATTAATGGTCAGGAGAGTGTTTCGTAGGTTACAAGGAAAGGAAATGCGTAAAGAGAAGGGTGCCGGAGCCTCGAAGGCGTTTCCGGAGAGATTACAACAAGACGAAGCAACAAAGGTAAAAACCCTAATCTAGCCGTCTCAGTGTGTATTAGTGATTTCGGATCCTCTCTTCGTTGTCTTTCCTCTCCCTTTTATAGCTGACCTCACGCTCTCCCGTGACCTAATTTGCGTCGTCGTAATGGGCTTTTAACTCGCTGGGCCGAGAAGCCCACATCGTTATGCCGACTCATTCCCTCGGGGCTAGACCGTTCGAGGCTTCGCTCCGAGTCTTCGTTCTGCTTCATATGGGCTAGGCCATCTGTCTTTTGGGCCTTTAGAGATGGTCGAATCTACCATCTACAGTAAGTCCCCCCAGTTCATCGAGACGAAGATCCTATTCGATTTGAtgaattttaagaaattttagGTTCGGGAAGACAGATAGATCGTTTCGTCGGAAGGTCTCTGAACCGGGTGTGGCGAGATACCGTCAGATACTCAGTATTGTGTCGACCGGTTTAACAGAATGTTAACCGAACCGGTTTCGGTCTAGTCGGATTTTTCTAACCGTTGGTTCTGGTCGGTCCTGAGCCGGTTATTGCGGGAAGTCGAAGCGACGCCTCGATCCCTTCGGTGGCTAGGTGACTATTCCCAGGCCCACGTAGGCCCACGTAGGTTTAATGATGACGCCTCGGGGAGGCGTCCATCCTTCCCTATAAATACTTGCTCTCTTCTCATTCCCTTCATTCTTCTCTGCACGCCTcaggtactttctctctcttcttcctcactTCTCTCTCTAGGTTTGTTGTTGTAACATAGATAGTTATATGTCGTCTGGCGGGAGGTTGTCTTGTAAACAAAAAGGGAAAGAAGTCGCAACCGTTTCCAGCCCATCGAGAGGTGTGAGCGAGGTACCGCTCGAAGAATTCGACAGGATTCATCACGAAGCGATGATGGACACCTGGAATCTGGACTTATCTCAGCGGATCTTAATTTCCGAGTCTGCGCGTTCATACCGACAGGAAGTAAGAGGAGATCGAGACGAGCCACAGGCTTGCGAGAGAGACGGTTCGGGGGCGCAGGGGATAAAACTCCTCCTGTTAAATTTATGCCGACTTGTTACTACCCCGGGGGCATCTTTGAGGAGCTTCCAGAGATATCTCCCGAGTTCCTGCGCTCTCCTGATGTTAGTGGTCAAGCTTGGGAGAATGTCGAGAAGACTCGATCGACTCCTAACAGCGTGAAGAAACTTCTGAGGGAGCATCACGGGCTCGGGATAACCTTCTTGATTCCCTCAGAGAGTCAAAGGCCTTGGTCGCCACCAATCGGATACCAATGCGTCTACGAATCCTATTTCCGAGACGAGACAAAGCTTTGGTTTCCCATACCTCGCCTGGTTACGTCGTATGCGAGGCGTCGCAATGCAGCGATCAGTCAGTTTTTGAACGGTTCGTGGCGCATTGCGGTTTCTCAAATGATTATGGCTGCTGAAATCGATGTCTCGCTGAGTGTCCGTGCCTTTGAGGAGCTGACATCCATCAGCTCGTTAGATGACGGGCTTCTGTCGATCAAGATGCGTCCAAGCTACAACGTGATTGGGAAGCATCCCAACAAGACGGCAGATTGGCAGAGATCGTACTTCTTTATAAAGTGCGATGACTCCGCCTTCGAAGACCCGCCAGATGAACACTACCGTGTCTTATGGAACACTTTGCTTGGTAGATCATCTTCGTTTGCCTGTATCGTTTCTTCATATACTAATTGTTTTCTGCTTTGTGTATTTTTCTTACGCAGCCGACCATCCGACTTCTCGCGATTATCCGGAAGACTTTCTTTCGAGCGCACGTGCTGTAGCGAGACTTGCTCAAGAAAATTGGGGGAATATTTCTTGGGAGAGGGTCCGCCGCTCTATTGACCGTATTTCTAGAAGTAAGCTTTCCTCTTTCCTTCCCCCATTTTAAGATTGACCGTTTTCTCTTTAATTGACGAACTTGATCCTTCTATGTGCTCTTTGTAGGGGACTGGGACTCGAGCCTCCTTCCTTCAGTTAACAAAAGCAAGAGACGGATTTCGCTTTTTTCTCGGGAAGAACAAGAGAGAATCAACGCGTCGAGAAGAATGAAAGGACTCCCCGACTTGAGTGCTGTAATGGCGATGGAACTCGGTTTGACCCCGACCGAGCCACCATCGTCTTCCAATCCGTTGGTGGCTAGCGACGTGAATCCTGCGAGCCTTGGCCATCACGACTCCTCGTCTGTCGCTGCTGTTGTTGCTCCCAAGAAAAAGAGCAAAAAGAGGTCTCGCGACGCACCTTCCGTTGGGGATGGTCTCGAAGCTCTTCCGGAGGAAGGCGACGACCCGGAGGTTGCGGAGCCGTCTTCAAGCAAGAAGAAGGAAAGGAAGCAACTGCCTTCGGAAGGGGATATTGAGAGCCGAGAAGTCGAGGCGGCTCGCCCTTCTGTTTTACTTCCTCTGGTCGACGAGGGTTCTCCCAACTTGGCCTTAGCGGATGATCCTCAGAACATCTCTCCCGAAGCTCCGCTACAAAGGAAGAAGTCGAAGCGTTCAGATGGTCAAGGAATGATCGGTCGCCAAGCTCCATCTGTTGCTTCGCCGAGTCGCGAGGCGTCGGTTCCCGGTTCATCGTCTGGCGGCGTTCCGGCTGTTAGGAAGACCCCGAGGGTCGACTTTCCAGATCGTGTTTTGTTCGACTATGATGGACCGACTCCGCTTATCTACTCTCCGCAGCGATGTACAGAGCTAGTCAGTCAGATCAAATGCGGTCCAAAACCTTTCCCGCCGGTTGCTGACTTGATTTTTAAGGACGAGTATATCGACTCTGCTTGCACTAAACTGTTGGTAAGTATTTCATCAGAttctttcatcttcttttcCGCATTATCTGTTTTTCTTTCTCCTTACTCAAATGTTCTGGTTCTGTGTCTCGTAGAGCGATGGAGTCTCGAACTTTGTCATCGAGAAATATGACTCTGCGCTGAAAGAAGCTCTTGCCGAGTCTGAAGAGCTGAAGAAGAAAGTCTTGCGCAAGAGTAGACTTCTCCGTCGTAGAAGGGCGGAATGGCAAGAGAAGTTCGAGAGGATGGCGGTGAAGCGAGATCGTGCGGTCGCTCGGAGGAAGGCCCACCAGAAACGAGCTGACGCAGCCGAGGAGGAGCTTTCCGTTGCTCGCTCCTCTATTGAAATTTTGGAGCGTCGAAAGGGGGAGCTTATGGAGGATTTGGGGGTGAAGACTGCGCAGTATAAGAAAGAGTTGGACCGTCTTAGGGATTCGCGTGTTTACGAGGTCACGAAAGAGAGGGTGAGGGTTGAGACCGAAATGATCGCGAAATCCAACAAGCATTTTGCCAACTTGCGCGAATGGTGGACTCGCTACGGGCCTTTCGACACGGCGCAGTTACTTCAGAGTCAAGCGTTTGGGACTAAGAACTGTCTCGAGGCTCTAAGGGCCGGCGGTCGCGACATTCCGCAGGAGACCATCGATATGTTCGTCGCCCGCGAGAAGCAGTTCGAAGAAGAAGCCACGAAGCTCAACCCGGGCGAGATTCCTGCGGGCGACTTGGCTCTCTCCCCACTTCGGCTTGATTACCAGTTTGTCGATATGCGAGCCTTCGTGGGTCTTGATCCGCATGGATCCAACGCTGACTTGATTGATCCGCAGGCTGCCTCGGTACTCCGGAGTTCCGCTAATCCTTCTGCAGCCTCGACTGCTCCGTCTCATTCCGAGGGGGAAGAATCATTGAGAACTGACGCGCCGGCTCGCTCTTCTGATGTTGCTTGCCAAGGATCCAAACCTGCTGAGGGCGCAGTCGATAAAGAGGTTCTTGACATTTCCGATTCTTCTGCCTCGAACCCTGAAGGCAACCAGGGCGACAAGTCGGACAACGATGTCGGCGAGGAGGTTAGCAAGGAACCTATTGGGGAGACGACTGATCCCGTGACTCGCCTTTCGGAGAGCCAGCCTGAGGTTAATGAAGATGGAGCGTCGACTCGGAGCGAGGATGCTAATGCGAGTCAGTTGGTGCATGCTGATCTTTCTGAGCCGTCTCTCGACGGTGGAAGCCTCGTGCAGGAGCAGATCGAAAACCCAGGAGAATAACTCTGTTGTCTTATCTTTTTCCTTTTGTTGCTTTGATGTTTATGACTTGACCCATTGTGGCCTTTTGCTTAAGACTTTATCTTTTATTATGCACTTGTTTCCATTCTCGCATCAATTTTCGTTTCTTCGATATATCTTGAGGTTGCGAGAAGGCATAAACTTCGTGCTGACTTTTTTAGGAAAACCCGGTAGTCGTCTTACTAGTCAATGCTTGGAAAGTGCTTGATTTGCTTTGTACCGAGACAAAGTTCATAGTTTACTTTTTACGTTGTCTCGTGCAAGCTGATAAACCGTTGTTTCTTAATCGAATGTTCGTTTGACTGCTTTCAAGTTCCTTCGCTCGATGTCTTTATCTATATTGATTAGATAGAAGTCGAATTTGGGTAACTCTAGGTCTTAGAACATTTTTAATGGTGACGGTTCTTTAACCCGTTCTCAAAGTAATTCCTAAGTTTTTGGTTGGCCAAACCTTTCTTAGCGAATCATGAGATGGATAAGAGTCATCATTTTGGGAGTATCGGTTTGATACTGTGATACGACCAGATTCCCGTGAGTATGTGTCTGATAAAGGACGCGCTCGACTGTGGGGTGCGAGTACCGGTACATGTGTTTTGAGACGCCTGAGCGAGCTCACGTAGGTATCGCATGAATTGTACGATATCTCGGGGAAATGTGTTTCCTCGGGGaagtgtttggttttgttttgttatagcTGGACCTgttaaggctgcctacgtacctcctTTGGAGAGGATCAAGCCATTCGTAGTTCTTTGTTTTCCGAGTGAAAGTGGCCGGGAGCGCATTCACTCGGTCCGAGTAAAAGTGGCCGGGAGCGCATTCACTCGGTCCGAGTAAAAGTGGCTGAGAGCTCATTTACTcgggttttttttttagtcGCGTCTTCCTTTAGTTATGGAAGAAACGGAGATGCTTCGAGTTCCAAGCTCTTGGTACCGCTTCGCCCGTCGAAGTCTCGAGACGATAGACGCCGGGCTTTACGACCTCGATGATTTTGTAAGGTCCTTCCTAGTTTGCACCAAGCTTCCCAGCCTTCCATTCTTTGGTGTTTTCGAACACCTTTTGCAGGACCAGATTTCCTAATTCGAGGGGGCGCGACTTAACCTTCTTGTTGTAGTAGCTTTCGATCTAGTGCTGGTAGTTCTGAATACGAAGCAGTGCTTGGTCGCGTCTCTCCTCGATGTCGTCCAAAGCGTCAAGGAGCATGGCTTGATTAAGCTCCACATTATGCGGCATTTTGGAACGACGTAGACTCGTCACGTTTACTTCAGCAGGGGCCATTGCTTCGACTCCATAGGCCATCGAGAAGGGAGTAGCTTTTGTTGCTCTGCGGGTTGTCGTTCTATGGGACCAAAGGACTCCGTCCAGTTCGTCGGCCCAGCATCCTTTTTTCAAGTCGAGTCGCTTCTTGAGTCCGTCGATGATCGTCTTGTTTGTTGACTCGGCTTGACCGTTGCTTTGCGGGTTCCTTGGTGTGGACATGTTGAGTCGAATCCTCCATCTGTCGCAGAACTCCTTGAAGTTGTGGGAGATGAATTGGGACCCATTATCCGTGATTATCTCATAAGGGAGTCCGTGTCtgcagatgatgtttttccaaaCGAACTTCTGCACTTCCTTGTCGGTAATGCTAGCATATGCTTCTGCTTCCACCCATTTAGTGAAGTAATCCGTTAAGACCAGGATGAACCTTTTCTGTCGAGAGCTCGGCATTGGCCCGACGATATCCATTCCCCATCACATGAAGGGGTATGGCGCCGTTAAGTTATGCAATAACTCCGTCGGACTATGGATGGTCGAGGCGTGTCGTTGGCACTTGTCGCATTTCTTGGCGTAAGATTCGCAGTCTGCGTTCATAGTTGGCCAGTAGAAGCCCAGGCTTATCACCTTCAAAGCGAGAGCTCGTCCTCCTGAATGGTTTCCTGCAGCCCCTTCATGTGTTTCAGCCATGACTAGTCTCGTCTCATCTCCAGAGATACACCTAAGGAGTACCTTTGTTGCGGTCCATCGATGGAGCGCCCCATCCAGAACGACATAATGTGCACTTCGTCGTTTGAGTCGTCGTGCTTCCCATTTCTCAGTGGGTAACACTCCGTTGGATAGGTACTCAATGAATTCTGTTCGCCAGTCGTTGAGTAGCTCCTCTGTTGCGCGAGATTCCTCTTCATCGATGTCCATGTCGTCAGTAATATATGCTACTACGGGGAGTTGTTCCGTCTCCGAGCTGATGCTTGACTTCTCGATCCTGTGTATCGGTATTGTCCTTTTCACTTGATCGTGTCGTCTACTTCCGAGGGCTGCGAGGGCATCTGCACACACGTTCTCTCCGCGGGGAACCTTTGTGATCTCAAAGAACTCAAAATCTTGCGTAAGATCTTTAACGAGCGTTAAGTAGGCGTCCATCCTCTCATTTTTGACATCATATTCTCTGAGAAACTGACTTACCACGAGTTGGGAGTCACAATATGCGCTGACTCGTTTATCCTTTACTGCCTTTGCAAGACGAAGGCCTGCAATGAGGGACTCGTATTCGGCTTCACTGTTGGACGCGGCGAAGCCAAAACTGAACGACTGTCGGATTAGCTCACCTGTTGGGGACTGGACCTGTACGCCTGCCCCGGAACCTTTGTTCGTAGATGATCCGTCTACGTGCAGTATCCAATTCAGACTAGGGAGTGTGAGATCTTGTTCTAACTCTGGTGTCAGCTCGATTAAGAAATCAGCGAGAACTTGCGACTTAGCTGCTGTTCGATTCTTGTATACGATGTCGTGTTCACTCAGCTCTACTGCCCATTTGGTCAACCTTCCTGATTGATTGGTGTTTTCCATTACCGTTCGTAGGGGCTGGTTGGAGAGGACCTCGATAGTATGCGACTGGAAATAGGGTCTGAGTTTCCTTGCCGAGGTGATAACAGCAAGAGCCATCTTTTCTAAGGTTGGGTACCTCGTCTCTGGTTATGTCATTCGCTTACTTATGTAGACAATGGGCTTCTGTTCGCTTCGGTCTTCTCGTATAAGGACGCTGCTCACTGCCGAAGAGGTTACGGCAATATAAAAAGATAGGGTATCCCAACCTTTGGGTTTTGACAGAACCGGAGGCGTCGTGAGGTAGTGCTTAAGTTGATTGAACGCTTCTTCGCATCTTTCGTCCCATGCAAAAcgtttatttcctcgcaggagtTCGTAGAACGGGAGGCATTTGTCTGTCGATCGTGAGATAAACCTGTTAAGTGCTGCGATCCTTCCGGTTAGACGCTGAACCTCGCGGGTGTTCTTCGGACTCGGGAGATCGAGGATTGTTTTTATTTGCTTCGGGTTTGCTTCGATGCCTCGCTGAGTAACAATGTACCCTAAGAATTCTCCTGACGTGACGCCGAAGGTGCACTTCGCTGGATTGAGCTTCATACCGT
This genomic window contains:
- the LOC103841566 gene encoding meiosis-specific protein ASY2-like, whose amino-acid sequence is MPTCYYPGGIFEELPEISPEFLRSPDVSGQAWENVEKTRSTPNSVKKLLREHHGLGITFLIPSESQRPWSPPIGYQCVYESYFRDETKLWFPIPRLVTSYARRRNAAISQFLNGSWRIAVSQMIMAAEIDVSLSVRAFEELTSISSLDDGLLSIKMRPSYNVIGKHPNKTADWQRSYFFIKCDDSAFEDPPDEHYRVLWNTLLGRSSSFASDHPTSRDYPEDFLSSARAVARLAQENWGNISWERVRRSIDRISRRDWDSSLLPSVNKSKRRISLFSREEQERINASRRMKGLPDLSAVMAMELGLTPTEPPSSSNPLVASDVNPASLGHHDSSSVAAVVAPKKKSKKRSRDAPSVGDGLEALPEEGDDPEVAEPSSSKKKERKQLPSEGDIESREVEAARPSVLLPLVDEGSPNLALADDPQNISPEAPLQRKKSKRSDGQGMIGRQAPSVASPSREASVPGSSSGGVPAVRKTPRVDFPDRVLFDYDGPTPLIYSPQRCTELVSQIKCGPKPFPPVADLIFKDEYIDSACTKLLSDGVSNFVIEKYDSALKEALAESEELKKKVLRKSRLLRRRRAEWQEKFERMAVKRDRAVARRKAHQKRADAAEEELSVARSSIEILERRKGELMEDLGVKTAQYKKELDRLRDSRVYEVTKERVRVETEMIAKSNKHFANLREWWTRYGPFDTAQLLQSQAFGTKNCLEALRAGGRDIPQETIDMFVAREKQFEEEATKLNPGEIPAGDLALSPLRLDYQFVDMRAFVGLDPHGSNADLIDPQAASVLRSSANPSAASTAPSHSEGEESLRTDAPARSSDVACQGSKPAEGAVDKEVLDISDSSASNPEGNQGDKSDNDVGEEVSKEPIGETTDPVTRLSESQPEVNEDGASTRSEDANASQLVHADLSEPSLDGGSLVQEQIENPGE
- the LOC117126096 gene encoding uncharacterized protein LOC117126096 — protein: MALAVITSARKLRPYFQSHTIEVLSNQPLRTVMENTNQSGRLTKWAVELSEHDIVYKNRTAAKSQVLADFLIELTPELEQDLTLPSLNWILHVDGSSTNKGSGAGVQVQSPTGELIRQSFSFGFAASNSEAEYESLIAGLRLAKAVKDKRVSAYCDSQLVVSQFLREYDVKNERMDAYLTLVKDLTQDFEFFEITKVPRGENVCADALAALGSRRHDQVKRTIPIHRIEKSSISSETEQLPVVAYITDDMDIDEEESRATEELLNDWRTEFIEYLSNGVLPTEKWEARRLKRRSAHYVVLDGALHRWTATKVLLRCISGDETRLVMAETHEGAAGNHSGGRALALKVISLGFYWPTMNADCESYAKKCDKCQRHASTIHSPTELLHNLTAPYPFM